ATATCTTTGTGGAGACCCCTATGTGGTAGCCGTACAGTAGGCACCAGGGGCAGAGGCGGCATAAGACAGATTTCTTGCTGCAGTGGAGCTTACATTCCGGGAAGGAAGATAGCACGTACATTCAGAATACAATTTTAGGCACTGGAAAGTGCTGTGAAGAAGATAAGGCAGAATCGGTAAAGCCAGCCGGAATAGTCCCGAGATTGTAGGACAGCTGTAGACAGAGGAGCATAAACCCTCGGTCTGCAATGAGAACAGGATGAAAATCACTCAGTAGGAAACTGCTTCGTGTTCCCGGTGTTCGCCATGTGCTGTGAACACGTGGGTGGATTCCCAATACACGCGACACTGGGACACGCCAGTCATACCACGCAgtccttatttctaaaatgtaaaagttcCCTTTCGCTTCTCGAATCTGAGCAAATTCTGTATGAGCGGACACCAGTTTCCTCCTTTCTGGGCCCAGCTCTGTCTGGCTCCTCgaggtttttaaaagtaaagcaaaaaataCCCCAAGAGCTACGAAAGACACTGTAACAACAGCAACAGAAATCCTCTTATCCCTTATCCTGGCGAAGTTCAAGACTAAAGCATCTTCAAACGGAaggctctgttttgttttcacgTTGGTTTCACTACACCATCCCTACTGAGCAGCCtgtctttttctgtagttttcatcCATCTACAGAGCACACCACACGTTCGGGCCCTAGGACGGAGCTGGTTGGGTCAGGAATTCTGGAAAGGAGCACTCCGTAGGCACTTCCTGGCAGAAGGTGCAAACCCAGCATTTGAACTTGGGTACCACAGGCAGGGAGGCGGCAGGCGAGGGTGTGGATCTCATCCAGGgcctctctccttcccagctCTGCAGGTGCCTGGGCTTGCTGTGGGCGGGCGCTATACAGCGCACGCAGTGGTGGCCGCCGGGCTCACTCCAGAGTCCCAGGTGAGCTGGAGCCCCTCTCCCTTTTCCGTGCCCTCTGCtcctgtgtgctgccatggggtCCCGCCCTCCCCACCCTAGACCCCAACCCAAGTCCTAGATGGGATTTTCATGTCCTCATCTGTGCCGAGGCTGTTGACCATCTCCTCGCTTCTTTTTGGTGCCTGGCGGAAAGCTTTGTCCTGTTgtgtcttttttcctccaaaaagtaGAATTGACTTACGCAGATGGTTAAGAGCTTCTCAGTGCTTTGTATTATAGTCGATTGTTAAGTAAGCAACAGCATGACAGTCACTTTATCACGATGACCTGTGATAAGCTGACTCATAACTAGGAGAAACCACTCCGTGACCGAGGGCTGCTCTCTTCCCAGAGCCTTTTCCTGTTTTGTCAGTAGCTTGGCGGGGGGCTGTCTGTGTTCCCCAGATCTTCCCTATTCTGTCTCTCTGGTCAGCTCCTTCTTCAAAGGgattttcttcttccagaagGACGCTATGGCAAATCAAACTGAAGATTTTCTTGTGATGGTGGTTttgtttggttctgttttttaaagtttctgaaaaTCGTCCTGTTAGTGAGCGATTAAAAACCCATGGCCTCGGCCTTCAAGGAACTTAAATTTGAAGGGACAGATAGGGCATGTTCTTTTATCTAAACTTAGAATACAGTCTGAACAAGCTTTACTTACACTGGGTTTTAATTTGCTACCCAGTTCTTCAGGCCCTTGAAGACAGTGTTTGAGGCTCTGTAGTGTCCATTTTCTTCCCTGCCTTTTCTCCCCTCAGACCTCGATTTcgttgtatttaaaaaaaagagtaatgtaAACGAACCCCCACCCCAGTTTGTCCCAGCACATCACAAATCTTCTGAAAGGTTTGGATTTGGTTTCGTTTTCTTCACTGTGTTGGCCTTTATTTTCCAAACCGTTTCACTTTCTGGACTGTTTAGGTATTAAGTGAAGTACTTACCCCAATGCGTGTAATACTTCTTTCCTTATATGGCCCATGTGATTAGAGGTCAGATTAAGTGGGTCAAAGGGTGCCACACAGGCCCTTTTTCACAGGGCCCCTTTCAGGGGAtgttcattctttgcatgtgtcAGCTTTGGGAGTGATTTTGGACGAGAGGAACTAGGTGGGATTCCCTGTTGTTGCAGGGGCTGCTGAAAATGGAAGATGTGGCTCTCACTGTGTCCCCTGGATGGACAGAGCTGGATTCATCTCAGGCGAAGTCATACAGAGATGAAAGGCAGGAGGACGGTGTTCCTCTGACCTCCCTGGGTAAGAGCGATGGGCACTGATTGCTCTTCAGGTTTCCTGGCTTCCTTTGTATGAGAACCAACTGGGCAGTTAGAAGCCAGGGTTTGCATTCAGAAGGCTGTTATGGACTAGCTCTCTGACAGGGCTTTGCTCCCTGCCCTGTCAGTGTTCTAGTCAGGTTAAACGGGAGGATGCGGATACAACGCCTAGTATAGGCTCAGCGCAGATGCTAGGTCAACGTTGATAGCCCTGAGCGAGGCGAGCTGCGGGGTCTCTTCAGGTCATGGGCTGGGGGACCATAGAGTGGGAGAGCTGCAAGTATCTTAGAGATTGACAACGGAGCCTGACCTTGGAGATGAATGTCGACAGGCACCGAGATGGCCTGGCTTCTGAGTTCACACAGCTCGTTTGTGGCACCGTGGGGGCTCCGACTGAGCTCTCTCAGCGCAGAAGCCAGTTCCATTTGGGGACCGTGCCTCTGCCTGGGATAAGTATAGAGATGACTATGCTTTTCATCGCTCAGTGACTAATCTCTGAGTTCCCACTGTGTGTTTCTTACAGAACACTTCAGAAGCCCTTTCCCTCACCTTGCCAGCTACCACCTTCTGCCCAGCCATTTTATCATCCATCCCTAAGTGCATGGCCCTGCCTACCTGTCCTTATAACTTGGAGCCTCTGCATGTGTCCCCAGCACAGTTGACACCCCTTCCCTCCATCCTCAGCTTGGACCCTTCTTCCTCCTAGCATCCCTTCCTCTTCATTTCCATCCTGATTCCTGTGCTGAAATCCTCATCCACGCTTATACAGACCTCTGTAATTCTCGCCACCCTGGGGTCATCAGAGAGCTTTTTTCCATGGCGGGGCACAATTGAGAGTTGCTGGTCATTTGTTATTTCAGGTGGTGAAATGCAGAATAAGATCAGAGACTTGCCTCTAGATGAGAAACATCCAGAAGAGGAGCCTGGGCAGACCCTGCGCCACCTGTGTGAAGCCATTGCTCCAACCCCACACCCCCTGGGTGAAGCCATTGCCCCGATCCCTGCACGTGCAGAAGCTGGTGAGCAGGAGGGCAGGTTATACAGAAAGCAGAAAAGCGCCACGGGGAGGAGGCGGCACATCTGCCAGGAATGTGGGAAGAGTTTTGCTCAGAGTTCAGGCCTGACTAAGCACAGGAGaatccacactggggagaagccctacGAGTGTGAGGACTGTGGCAAGTCCTTCATTGGGAGCTCTGCTCTCATCATTCACCAGAGAgtccacactggggagaaaccctatgagtgtgatgaatgtgggaaggccttcattCAGAGCTCAGACCTCACCAAGCACCAGAGAACTCACACCGGGGAGAAGCCCTACGAGTGTGATGAGTGTGGAAAGACCTTTAGCCAGAGCTGCAGCCTCCTGGAACATCACAAaatccacactggggagaagccaTACCAGTGCGACATATGTGGCAAAGCCTTTAGGCGGAATTCACATCTCCTGAGACATCGGAAGATCCATAGTGATAAAACCGTTCAGGATCCTGAACACGGGGAGAGCTGGGAGAGTCAGGGGACGCTGGAGAGTCACAAGGGGAACGTTGAGGCTCCCGTGTCTTATCGATGCAATGAGTGTGAGAGGAGTTTCACTAGGAGTAGAAGCCTTATTGAACATCACAAaatccacactggagagaagccgtATCCCTGTGATGCATGTGGAAAAGGCTTCACCCGGACTTCATACCTTGTTCAACATCAGAGGAGCCACGTTGGGAAAACAATTCTGTCTCGGTGACCTATGTCTTCCGTGCCAAAGTTGAAGTGAAGGCACCCTGGGTCCCTTCCTGACTACAGAAACTGGGCTTGGGATGTATTGCCCCCTGTACACCGTCAGGCATGTGTGTGAGGGGAAATATAGTGCGTGGCTGAGATGAATTATCTTCTACATTCTAGAAGGTGACTAGAAAAAAACTTGTTGGGAAAGGAAGCGTTGTCTGGAAGAGGTAGGACCTCAAGTGGTTTGCTCTCACCTACCGGACTTCAAGGGCTTCCAGACTGACTCACCACTCCCAGCCATTACTTGATGACAGATCCTGGGTAGATGGCTGATTTGGGGCTGCTCTCTGACCCCTCATTTTGCTTATGTGAACCCTTCACCAGTGGGTTGGATCAGTGACATCTCTACCCCACCATTGTGCCTTGCATGTAGGTgctacaaatgtttattaaatagacCACTGCATTGACCTTCATTTCTCGGAAAATCTGGTGTCTAGATTTCAAGGGTTTCTATCTAAGgccatttttgtttgtctaattCTCTGAGGTTCTAGATTCTGGGTCAATCTAGTGCATTCATTGCCAAGTACATAGAAATTTCAGTACAGAATGTGCAAGGACTGAGgagtgtttatttaaaatatgacaatGGATATAGTGGAACATAAACCTAAACCAAGTTTTAGTAAagagctataaaaatatttttttatcaacACAAAACAGAATTAGGAGACCCAgtctgaaatatttcaatttttcatgGAAAATCAAGATAAAGGGTTTGGAGGTGTACAAATTTGCAACTCATTCAGGACAATTAGATTTAATGTTCTGAGTCTTGAATTACCTTTAGAGTTCATGCAATCATGAAAAGGCAGCGTCCCTTGCAGTTAAGAACTCATGCTGTAGAGGCAGAttaaatcctgcctctgccacttatgAGGTGAGTCACCCTGTGAAAATTACTGGTATGatgtcaaataaatacatttaaacttAAGTAAATGTTACCAGTAGACATTTGACTGGTTTATGTATATGTTGAAAAGTTGTTATATACTTGTTGACAAATTGttcttgtctctatttcattagAAAACTAAGAACCTACCTATATTTATAGTCAAAATTTATTTAGTATAGTAGTCAtgtttcttacttttttcctATAGTGACTGGTAAATCATTCTGCctgttactgtgtttttaatAATTATCCCAACATTTTTATGACTATGTTAaggttaatatttatatattccctAAATAAGAAACTTAATACCTTCTCCTTCCCCATCAAAATTCCTATCTTAATCCAGGTTTCTATTTTcagaataatataaatgtaaCTTTCTTTCCAATGTAACTTTTATGCTTATCGCCAAATGCAAGCTAACCTCCCAAAAATGAGCAACCTAAGTTGTAAGTATCTCTACTAAATCTGTTagggattgcttttttaaaatcatgcataGATTCTTCCCGAATATTAGCTAAGAACAATCTATTGGGAATTCCTTTTGGAATGCTAGTAATAGGAACAGATAACAACAATGGCTTAAACAAGGTAGCTATCTGTATTTACCTCACATAAAAGTAGTCTATAAGGTAGGAAGTCCATGATTGGTATGGTGGCTTCGTGGTCACAAGGGACCCATGCCTCTTCTATATTTCTGTTCTACCATCTGTAGCATACAACTTCCACCCTCAAGGTAACCCCATGGTCATGTTGGCTATTGGAGCTCCAACcatcagagagaaggaagaagcaaaacgGTGCGTCTTTCATCTAAGGCAGCACCCTTACAGAGCTTTCCaggaaacccaaaacattatTATACACAAAACaatattcataaatttaattGAACGCTCCTAACAGTAACAGAGACTAGGAAATTGACTCTTTAGCTGGTCGTATTGTTACTCCTCTCCTGTGATTAATAATCAGCCTTCCCTGGTTGATAAAACCCCAGGGAGAGGATTTATGACAATTCCTTTTGGAGACTCTGTCCTTAGGCAGAtaagagaagggggtgggggaagtggtgTCAGACAAAGCCTCtctctttgctgtttttcaagtgcttACGGCGCAAGATAACCAATCTATTGAAGCGCGTGTTTTGGGGAAGCATATTCTGGTACCATTCAGTAGCATGATAGAATTTAGGCTTTAACAGTATCCCTCTGGCTGCTCTATTGAGAATAGACTGTGGAGGACACTGGTAGAAGCAGAGGGACCAGTTATAAGGTTATGGCAGTAATCCAGAAGCGAGATAATAGTGTATCAGCCCATCTTTAggagaatggatgaatgaaatgcTGTATCCTCTAGTGGGTTATACAATtgttaatgaaaattaattttaactcaAAAAGTGGATAAATCTTAGTAACGTATTGAGTGAAAAGGCAGTATCAGATTACTTATGATGTGATGCCTTCTTGATCGAAAAGTCAAACCATATATTTTTTGGGCATGCATATGTACCTGATAGaactatatttataaaagtaaaaggatgataAGATTTGTAATAGTGGTTCTGTCAGATGAGAGGAGTTATGGAGAAGGACAAGGAAGAGACTGATAGTAAATGTAAATCGTTGTAGTTCTTACAGATTGGGAAATGGATCCAGGAACGTTCAAGTTTTAGAGCCAGGGATAATGATTAATCGCATTTGGTATATCTGAGTCCCACCGGGGTTGGGGTTGAATCAAAATCCAGGAAGGCTTTGCGCGGGTGAAGTCGTTGCTCGTTCTTGTGGCTGGGACCTCAGGACTCCAGACTGCAGGTGAGGCCCAGGCCGCGAGGGCGCAGCAGAGCCGAATCTGGAGCTACAAAGCGGgaaaaaattcttccatttaGCTCTGAGAACTTCGGGACCGTGACGAAGATTCCTGGGAAATGGAGTCCGAGGGCCGAGGGGACCAGAGGCTTCTGGGAAGTGCAGTTCAAGCGGGCCTGTCGTCTTCTGCGCAGACTCAGAAGTCTGTATGGACGGAAACCTGGAGATAGGACGCGGGTGCGGTCCTTCCACCGGAAGTGACCGATCGGAACCAGCGTCGTGGGAGAGGTGAGTCCGGCTTGGGGACTCAGATGTCCGGCCCTTTGTCCCCTCCAAATACGCAGTCCCTACCATGTTCCCTTCGGGACTGCAGCCGTTCTGTGACGCCCTGACCCGGGACCTCAGAGGAATCCCGAGGAAAGGTGGAACCAGGTTCGGCATAGGTAGGGCATTCGCACCCGCCCATTTCGAATGGGGTTTCCATAGTTACCCGGCCGCGCGTTTTGTCGGCGTGAGAGCTGAGGGGGCGTGCGTGGGGGCGGCTGGTGGTCCGGCTGCCGAGGGTCGGGGGTCACGGGTGAGAGGAGTGTCCTGGCCGCGTCGGGCGCGACCCCGAAGGGTGGCGTCTGTCTCGGATCCGCTGCTTCCTGCCGGGAGAAGCTGCCGGAGTCCGCCCCCGACTCCTGCTTCTCACGGGAGGACCTACCAGCTTGTCGTAGGAAAAGTGGGGCCCCCTGACCTCCTCATGCAACCTATTTGCACCGTAGCTGCTTAGTGAGTATTTTCTGTGTGCCGGGGATGCAGTGCAACCAGCGCTGAGGCCCTGCCCTCGTTCTTAGAAGGAGGGACACCAGAGTGCCTCCGTGGGCGTAGGTGCCGTGGGCGCCTCCCGGACACGCTCTGCCTCGAGGCGCTGCCGGGAACACGCgtgtcccttccctctcctcctttgcCAGCGGAACTCTCCCGGTCCTTCTGCCCCAGCAGCCGCACCAGGGACCCGGTCATCCATCGGGAGCCCTGCTCTTTCCGAACCGCCACCTTTCCGTGTTTGTTTACGTGTCCGCTTTGCTATTTGTGTTGAAGCCTCAACACAATTATGCTCAGAATGTTCATGAGCTTGAAGTTGGTAAGCTTAAATGTCTTAGTAAGACATTTAAGAACCAGCTTTAGGAGGAGATATCAAATCCTTGAGGAAAAGATAATTCTAGAGTTGTGGACTGTTTGAAATGGATGAGAAGTGATGAAACACCTGGAGTCCTTCAGCTGTCTAAGGAGATGACATGTTGTGGAACCGGCACTTGGCCTGATCACTGAAGTGTAAGCGAACCGTGGATCATATAGGGCAACTTTACTGTCCATCTTCCTGTGCTAAATGACATGTGCCCATAGAGCATTAGGACACCACCTGGTAAGCACAACACATTTTGGAAACTTAACAAGGAGTGATGTCTGCCAATCGATTGTCCTGGCAAAGTATGAAGGAGCGAGACTCTCTGATTGATATACCATAGTACTAACCCCTTTGCCCCCCTCTGTCAATGCTGAACTTGTTCTTCCTTATTCCCACTCAAGCTGTTTCCAAGGCTCAGTCTGAGCTTCTGATCTTCATTTCATACTCTAGGAGAAATATTCCTGATATTTATCTTCAACTGCCCTTTCCGTGGATCGTGTTAAAATCTATAATTCCATTCCTTGTAACCCCATATAAATCTCATAATATCTGTGGGAAACGTTTATCCAAGTGGATGACTCCTGATCATCTTAAATATAGAATATCCAAAACACGACTCACCTCAAACTTTCCTaatttccacttttattcaataagtCAACAAATGTGAGAACttaagaataaatattaatactgcACGGTCCTTTACATCATGGAgtcaattgatgaagaaaaacagcCCAACAACTAAAACTAATACAAGGTGGTATGTGTTGTAGTCACAGATGTTACGTGTTAGGAGCTGTAGTAACTCATAGTAGAGGTGATGAATTTCTGTCAGAGGTAGTGGAATTCTTAGTCGCTCCCACTGGTGCACCCTACACACTGGTCTCACCATCAACCCACTTCCTCagctcttctcctctcctttttgcctttctgaatctttctcctccttttttctccAGTTTAAGCCCCACCACCTCTAGAACTATTTGCTACCAtttgtacacatacacatgcattctCTCCCTACCTCAGAACTGTTAGAATATTCACTGTCTCCACCATACCACTTGTTTAGTACTGCAGCTTTCAACATTTATCCAGCACTTTCAATGAGTGTCATGTGGAACATGTCTTGTTACTTCAATGTTTTATATCCATGtgtgttttatgtcattttttcccAACTGTTTTGCAAAATCAAACActgttttcttctcattccttATAGCTGTACGTGAGAATACAGATTTTCCAGGCATCCCCCATACTAACCATGTCAGCATCTCCTGAGCAGGGCCCAGGAAGGTGTTTCTAACAAAGTTCCCACGTGATGCTTAGGCAGTGAGCCTAGCTCTAAACTCAAGCCTTTCTTGGAAACCACTTCCCAGAGCTTTGCGTGTGATAAGGGTCTTAATAAAGCACATGTCAGTGCAACAGTCAGTAGTCAACTTGATGAATTGTTTAGTGGACCTGAAAGATTGATATTTACCTGTCAGAACTGTACTCTCTGCTTCAAATCTAAATTCCTGGTATTCAGTTTTTCCGTTCAGAAAGCAGACTATTCCCACGTACTGATAAGTCTTGGGGAACTTATTTATATGCAAGACTCAGATGGCAGATGAGAAAGTGGTGTTGCgagtttattatattttattgtgagACAATAGGCCCCAATATCCAGTACCTGGACTGAGCCGTGAATCtaggaaggcagagaaggaacTATTGAGACAAAAGGAAATCTGTCCTTtatgtttctgtcttttcataCTGCAGTCCATCCTGGAAATGAACAGTACATTAATTGACACAAACGGTTTTTGTCAGGTCATTCTGCTCAAAAGCTTTCATTGGCTCCCCAGTACCTAAAAGATAAACTGTGGATCATGAACTTGACGTTTGAGGCTTTCTGGAATAAGGCCTTTGCTTCTAATTTCCATGGACAAACCTACTGAACTTTTGCTTCTGTTCGGGCTGTTTTGTTGCTTGTAATTTCCTATTTCTGTCTCTCCCACATTGGATATCCCACAATGGATAGGTCCAATCCTATCCATTCTTCAGAAGTTAGTTTGTAAATTGAGCTTTCCCTGACCATTGCAGCCAACTGTGCTCGTTCCCATCTCCAACTCCATGAAGCACTTCTATCGTCTTTCTTTTtggggttttattgtttttataacgTACAAGTAATTGAATTGCATGTAGCGTGTGAACATTTATTACcaccttatatttatattttgtgtaatGTTTCTAATTCAAATTatcttgtttttacatttaaattgtaaGCTGCTTTGAGGTAGAAATTTTGTAACAGAACCGTTCACAAAGCGGTTCTTTCAGTGCTTTCACATGTAGTAAATGCCCAGTACATGTCTGTGTAATAAAAAATGGCTCTTTTTGTTGTGATCTTTCAACTTCCTACACAGTAATGGTAACTTTTCTACTCCTTAGGAGAACTCTTGAAACTGAATAAGACCCTTTGAAAAGCATAAGTGGGTTTTCTGGTAATTCCTTCAATCCCAAGATGACGACAGAATCCAAGAAAGCCGCAGCTAAGCCCGTTCTGGAGGATGAAAGACTTCTGATAGTGAAGCTAGAAGAGGAAGATTTTGTCTAGGGACAGGACACTTGCTCACCAAGAAGGGACTCTGTCA
This DNA window, taken from Rhinolophus ferrumequinum isolate MPI-CBG mRhiFer1 chromosome 22, mRhiFer1_v1.p, whole genome shotgun sequence, encodes the following:
- the LOC117015284 gene encoding zinc finger protein with KRAB and SCAN domains 4, with amino-acid sequence MATESRPSEALGAPSTDDQLGLLVVKVEDEEASCSPAPGPERSRQRFRGFRYPEAEGPREALGRLRQLCRLWLRPETHSKEQMLELLVLEQFLSILPGELQARVRAQHPESGDAAVAALESLDRQLPEPRPQVPGGDQGPLLCCTMAVLTPAQRSRSARFQPMKALLKHECVGSQSPPDRGEDYLTPTSSSFASALQVPGLAVGGRYTAHAVVAAGLTPESQGLLKMEDVALTVSPGWTELDSSQAKSYRDERQEDGVPLTSLGGEMQNKIRDLPLDEKHPEEEPGQTLRHLCEAIAPTPHPLGEAIAPIPARAEAGEQEGRLYRKQKSATGRRRHICQECGKSFAQSSGLTKHRRIHTGEKPYECEDCGKSFIGSSALIIHQRVHTGEKPYECDECGKAFIQSSDLTKHQRTHTGEKPYECDECGKTFSQSCSLLEHHKIHTGEKPYQCDICGKAFRRNSHLLRHRKIHSDKTVQDPEHGESWESQGTLESHKGNVEAPVSYRCNECERSFTRSRSLIEHHKIHTGEKPYPCDACGKGFTRTSYLVQHQRSHVGKTILSR